A window of the Armatimonadota bacterium genome harbors these coding sequences:
- a CDS encoding ParA family protein: MSERPSRVIALVNQKGGCGKTTTAVNLGACLAAEGRRVLLVDLDPQANATVSLGVDPAELVFTMYHVLVDAPRDGSGEPVTIEEILRPSTVDRLAIAPSSIDLAGAELELVARIGREHALRKKLAPVRERYDFVLIDTPPSLGLLTLNALVACEQIIIPIQTHYYALLGMRQLMRTLEEVRDQVGHSVEILGVLATMYDSRNNISKEIVNGIYEFFGEKVFETTVHFSIKLVESSMAGVPIFLHNPQSRGAQEYTALAREVIAREQVPGRAAARH, encoded by the coding sequence TTGAGCGAACGCCCGTCGCGCGTGATCGCACTCGTCAACCAGAAGGGCGGTTGCGGCAAGACCACGACGGCCGTCAATCTCGGCGCCTGCCTGGCGGCCGAGGGGCGCAGGGTGCTGCTGGTGGATCTGGACCCCCAGGCGAACGCGACTGTGAGCCTCGGGGTCGACCCCGCCGAGCTGGTGTTCACCATGTACCACGTGCTCGTCGACGCCCCGCGTGATGGCAGCGGCGAGCCTGTGACGATCGAAGAGATCCTGCGGCCGTCGACCGTCGACCGACTCGCGATCGCACCGTCCTCGATCGACCTGGCCGGAGCCGAGCTGGAGCTGGTTGCCCGGATCGGCCGGGAGCACGCGCTGCGCAAGAAGCTCGCACCTGTGCGCGAGCGCTACGACTTTGTGCTCATCGACACGCCGCCCTCTCTCGGCTTGCTGACGCTGAATGCGCTGGTGGCGTGCGAACAGATCATCATCCCGATCCAGACCCACTACTACGCGCTGCTGGGGATGCGCCAGCTGATGCGCACGCTGGAAGAGGTGCGCGACCAGGTCGGGCACTCGGTGGAGATCCTGGGCGTGCTGGCGACGATGTACGATTCGCGCAACAACATCAGCAAGGAGATCGTCAACGGGATCTACGAGTTCTTCGGCGAGAAGGTCTTCGAGACCACGGTGCACTTCAGCATCAAGCTCGTCGAGTCTTCGATGGCCGGCGTCCCGATCTTCCTGCACAACCCGCAGTCGCGCGGGGCGCAGGAATACACCGCGCTGGCGCGCGAGGTGATCGCCCGTGAGCAGGTCCCGGGAAGAGCTGCGGCGCGGCATTAG
- a CDS encoding copper amine oxidase N-terminal domain-containing protein has translation MNARRTTSVVLLAAALAVALVGTPSLSQTGVRVFVDGERVTFDQPPVVIGGRVLVPLRGVFERLGATVEWEASTRTVLAVRGGTVVELPVGSRIARVNDRPVTLDVPAMIVGGRTLVPLRFVSEAMGARVEWREATRTVLIWSGGLAAPPGQPPAGAQTLRGVITQVTPAREPGEEPRIRVESGNVAYTIRITAETAITRIETSTNTGGSVGVAALRPGDDAEVTMSGGVATRIRATYTMSTGQIEAIARAGRTLVLRDGRSIRYVPDVVVTINGQVTQRGADALAAGQVVEMRLNPTTREAWEINIVAGAQQVPPTGEMPLEVTRPRPGDTVGNPIEVRGRTAPGATVQISVSWILGIPVGQQTVTAGSGGGFVARVPINVISRGTPYLVTVTATHRDLGHRQVQFTVTVR, from the coding sequence GTGAACGCACGCAGGACCACTTCCGTCGTCCTGCTCGCAGCGGCCCTCGCTGTGGCCCTCGTGGGGACGCCCTCGCTGAGCCAGACCGGGGTGCGCGTGTTCGTGGACGGCGAACGGGTCACGTTCGATCAACCCCCGGTCGTGATCGGCGGCCGCGTGCTGGTGCCCCTAAGGGGGGTCTTCGAGAGGCTGGGGGCGACCGTCGAGTGGGAGGCGTCGACGCGGACCGTGCTGGCGGTGCGGGGCGGTACGGTCGTCGAGCTGCCGGTGGGCAGTCGGATCGCCCGCGTGAACGACCGCCCGGTGACGCTCGACGTGCCCGCGATGATCGTCGGAGGTCGGACGCTGGTCCCCCTGCGGTTCGTCAGCGAGGCGATGGGGGCGCGCGTGGAGTGGCGGGAGGCCACCCGGACCGTCCTGATCTGGTCGGGCGGACTGGCGGCACCGCCGGGGCAGCCGCCGGCGGGTGCGCAGACCCTCCGTGGCGTCATCACGCAGGTGACGCCCGCGCGCGAGCCCGGGGAGGAGCCCCGCATCCGGGTCGAGTCCGGCAACGTGGCCTACACGATCCGCATCACCGCCGAGACCGCGATCACCCGGATTGAGACCTCGACCAACACCGGAGGCTCGGTGGGCGTGGCGGCCCTGCGTCCGGGAGACGACGCCGAGGTGACGATGAGCGGGGGTGTCGCCACGCGGATCCGGGCCACGTACACGATGAGTACGGGTCAGATCGAGGCGATCGCGCGCGCGGGTCGGACGCTCGTGCTGCGGGACGGGCGCTCGATCCGCTACGTGCCCGACGTGGTGGTCACGATCAATGGGCAGGTGACGCAGCGCGGCGCAGACGCCCTGGCGGCGGGCCAGGTCGTCGAGATGCGTCTCAACCCGACGACCCGGGAAGCCTGGGAGATCAACATCGTCGCCGGCGCCCAGCAGGTGCCGCCGACCGGCGAGATGCCGCTGGAGGTGACACGCCCGCGGCCCGGCGACACGGTCGGAAACCCGATCGAGGTCCGGGGGCGGACCGCACCCGGTGCGACGGTACAGATCTCCGTGAGCTGGATCTTGGGCATCCCCGTAGGTCAGCAGACGGTCACCGCCGGGTCCGGGGGCGGTTTTGTGGCCCGCGTGCCCATCAACGTGATCTCGCGGGGCACGCCCTACCTCGTCACCGTCACGGCGACGCACCGTGACCTGGGGCACAGGCAGGTGCAGTTTACGGTGACGGTGCGGTAG
- the pfp gene encoding diphosphate--fructose-6-phosphate 1-phosphotransferase: MAELGILVGGGPAPGINGVISAVTIEARNRGHRVWGIFDGWQHLMSHSAAELRDRGHIRELRIEDVSRIHFDGGSILRTSRANPTRREEDLEHVVRVLREWDITRLVTIGGDDTAFAASRVAERAGGAIRFAHVPKTIDNDLPLPGDLPTFGYTTARNLGFQLVRNLMEDSRTTGRWYVVTVMGRSAGHLALGIGKSAGATVVIIPEEFPERVSLQTVADVIEGSMLKRRAMGRPDGVAVVAEGVLEKVPEEELRSIEGVRIVRDPYGHIRLAELDLSYILKTTVERRFAERGDPVTVVHKSIGYELRCAPPAAWDLEYVRDLGYGAVEFLVGDAANHMTGAMVVVEGRRLRFIDFAEMRDPVTGKTRVRRVDPNSTSYRVARQYMIRLQRADFEDGATLARLAEAARMTPEAFRERFGHLADL, encoded by the coding sequence ATGGCGGAGTTGGGCATTCTCGTAGGCGGCGGACCCGCGCCAGGCATCAACGGCGTGATCAGCGCCGTGACCATCGAGGCGCGCAACCGCGGGCACCGCGTGTGGGGGATTTTCGACGGCTGGCAGCACCTGATGAGCCACAGTGCCGCCGAACTCCGAGATCGCGGCCACATCCGGGAGCTGCGCATCGAGGACGTCTCCCGCATCCACTTCGATGGCGGCTCGATCCTCCGCACCTCCCGCGCCAACCCCACTCGTCGCGAGGAGGATCTGGAGCACGTCGTGCGCGTCCTGCGCGAGTGGGACATCACGCGCCTGGTGACGATCGGCGGTGACGACACGGCGTTCGCGGCCTCCCGAGTTGCCGAGCGCGCCGGCGGGGCGATCCGCTTCGCCCACGTCCCCAAGACGATCGACAACGACCTGCCCCTGCCCGGCGACCTCCCGACGTTCGGCTACACCACGGCGCGCAACCTGGGCTTCCAACTGGTGCGCAATCTGATGGAGGACTCCCGCACGACCGGCCGGTGGTACGTCGTCACGGTCATGGGTCGGTCGGCCGGACACCTGGCGCTGGGGATCGGGAAGTCCGCCGGTGCGACGGTCGTGATCATCCCCGAGGAATTCCCGGAGCGAGTGTCGTTGCAGACCGTGGCGGACGTCATCGAGGGGTCGATGCTGAAACGCCGGGCGATGGGGCGTCCCGACGGAGTGGCAGTCGTCGCGGAAGGCGTGCTGGAGAAGGTCCCCGAGGAAGAACTCCGCTCGATCGAGGGCGTCCGCATCGTACGGGATCCCTACGGCCACATCCGGCTGGCCGAACTCGATCTCTCCTACATCCTCAAGACGACGGTGGAGCGGCGGTTTGCCGAGCGGGGGGATCCCGTGACGGTCGTACACAAGAGCATTGGGTACGAGCTACGGTGTGCGCCGCCGGCGGCGTGGGACCTCGAGTACGTCCGCGACCTGGGCTACGGGGCGGTCGAGTTCCTCGTGGGCGACGCTGCCAACCACATGACGGGTGCGATGGTCGTCGTCGAGGGGCGCCGATTGCGCTTTATCGACTTCGCCGAGATGCGCGATCCCGTCACCGGCAAGACCCGGGTCCGGCGCGTCGATCCCAACTCGACCTCCTACCGCGTGGCGCGCCAGTACATGATCCGCCTGCAGCGCGCGGACTTCGAGGACGGGGCCACCCTGGCGCGGCTGGCGGAGGCCGCGCGGATGACGCCGGAGGCCTTCCGGGAGCGCTTCGGCCACCTCGCCGACCTCTGA
- the asnS gene encoding asparagine--tRNA ligase yields the protein MAVVWVRVAELGGHTGRSVEVRGWLYDKRSSGKVRFLLVRDGSGIVQAVMTKYAVPEEVFARYDEATQESAVVVRGEVREDRRAPGGYEIVVADFVIVHRAAPYPITPKEHGIEFLMDHRHLWLRSRRQGAILRIRNAVVRACEDFLQGAGYIRVDAPILTPSSVEGTTTLFETAYFDRKAYLTQSGQLYNEAAAMAFGRVYCFGPTFRAEKSKTRRHLTEFWMLEPEAAYLGLDGYMELAERMVTAVLERVLQTRRADLELLERDTAPLERVAPPFPRISYDEAVEIVRAEGKPMRWGDDFGGDEETVLSERYDRPFFVHRYPTACKAFYMQPDPQRPDVVLNADLLAPEGYGEIVGGGQRIHDLALLERRLEEHGLPREPYEWYLDLRRYGSVPHSGFGLGIERTVAWICGLDHVRETIPFPRLLNRLYP from the coding sequence GTGGCGGTCGTTTGGGTTCGCGTGGCCGAACTGGGCGGGCACACCGGACGGTCGGTCGAGGTGCGCGGCTGGCTGTATGACAAGCGCAGCAGCGGGAAGGTCCGCTTCCTGCTGGTGCGGGACGGCTCGGGCATCGTGCAGGCGGTGATGACCAAGTACGCGGTGCCGGAAGAGGTGTTCGCACGCTACGACGAGGCGACGCAGGAGTCGGCGGTCGTCGTCCGGGGCGAGGTGCGGGAGGATCGCCGCGCGCCGGGCGGGTACGAGATCGTCGTCGCGGACTTCGTGATCGTCCACCGGGCGGCGCCCTACCCCATCACGCCCAAGGAGCACGGCATCGAGTTCCTCATGGACCACCGGCACCTGTGGCTGCGCAGCCGGCGGCAGGGCGCGATTCTTCGGATCCGCAACGCCGTGGTTCGTGCCTGCGAGGACTTCCTCCAAGGTGCCGGCTACATCCGCGTGGACGCCCCCATCCTGACCCCTTCGTCGGTCGAGGGCACGACGACGCTGTTCGAGACCGCCTACTTCGACCGCAAGGCGTACCTCACCCAGAGCGGACAGCTATACAACGAGGCGGCCGCGATGGCGTTCGGGCGGGTGTATTGCTTCGGGCCGACCTTCCGGGCCGAGAAGTCGAAGACCCGCCGCCACCTGACCGAGTTCTGGATGCTCGAGCCCGAAGCCGCCTACCTGGGACTGGACGGCTACATGGAACTGGCCGAACGCATGGTGACGGCGGTGTTGGAACGGGTGCTGCAGACGCGGCGGGCCGACTTGGAACTGCTGGAGCGCGACACCGCGCCGCTGGAGCGCGTCGCACCGCCGTTCCCCCGGATCTCCTACGACGAAGCGGTGGAGATCGTTCGCGCCGAGGGCAAGCCCATGCGTTGGGGGGACGACTTCGGCGGCGACGAGGAGACCGTCCTCAGCGAGCGCTACGACCGACCGTTCTTCGTGCACCGCTATCCGACCGCCTGCAAGGCGTTCTACATGCAGCCGGACCCGCAGCGGCCCGACGTGGTGCTCAACGCCGACCTGCTCGCACCGGAAGGCTACGGGGAGATCGTCGGGGGAGGGCAGCGCATCCACGACCTGGCATTGCTGGAGCGGCGGCTGGAAGAGCACGGTCTGCCGCGCGAACCCTACGAGTGGTACCTGGATCTGCGGCGGTACGGGTCGGTGCCGCACTCGGGGTTCGGTCTGGGGATCGAGCGGACCGTGGCCTGGATCTGCGGGCTGGACCACGTGCGCGAGACGATCCCGTTTCCGAGGCTGCTCAACCGGCTGTACCCGTAA
- the rimP gene encoding ribosome maturation factor RimP, producing the protein MRRDDLVRRVADLAQGIADRLGVELVDVEVAGEGARTTLRVYVDRVGGVGVDDCARMSEMLSRQLDIEEPFAHHYTLEVASPGLDRPLRRAADFDRFAGRLAEITTAAPVEGQRRFAGRLLGITAGRVGMVLEDGRELRVRLDEIAQARLRVDPDEIRQDLKRGR; encoded by the coding sequence GTGCGGCGGGACGACTTGGTGCGTCGGGTCGCGGACCTGGCCCAGGGCATCGCCGACCGGCTCGGTGTGGAGCTGGTGGACGTCGAGGTGGCGGGCGAGGGCGCCCGTACGACCTTGCGGGTGTACGTGGATCGCGTGGGCGGAGTGGGCGTCGACGACTGCGCCCGGATGAGCGAGATGCTGTCGCGCCAACTCGACATCGAAGAGCCCTTCGCCCACCACTACACCCTCGAGGTGGCCTCACCCGGGCTGGATCGCCCGCTGCGGCGCGCGGCTGACTTCGACCGGTTCGCAGGGCGGCTGGCCGAGATCACGACCGCCGCGCCGGTGGAAGGGCAGCGGCGGTTCGCAGGCCGCCTGTTGGGGATCACAGCGGGGCGTGTGGGCATGGTCCTAGAGGACGGGCGCGAGCTGCGCGTGCGGCTCGACGAGATCGCCCAGGCCCGGCTGCGGGTGGATCCGGACGAGATTCGGCAGGACCTGAAGAGGGGCCGGTAG
- the nusA gene encoding transcription termination factor NusA: MNGELIRALELLEEERGVSKNVLIEAVESALVSAYKKNFGGSGQNVRVEVDPKTGEIRVFSMKTIVEHVQDPGTEMSLEEMREEDPSAELGDVVEEEITPRDFGRIAAQAAKQVVVQRIREAEREMIKKEFEEREKQVVTGIVQRIEKRNVFIDLGRIEGVLSPTEQIPRESYRQGERLKVYVTEVRDTPRGPQIHVSRAHPGLVRALFEQEVPEIREGIVVIQNIAREPGARTKIAVYSRDRNVDPVGACVGPKGSRVQAVVDELRGEKIDIVPWAGDPPQFVASALQPAKVVRVEIDEETKTANVIVPDNQLSLAIGREGQNARLAAKLTGWRIDIKSEKQMREEEARKLFVDLPPEELAAAAGEVATEAVQGAEEGTEPARVEPAHVQAVSVTADATPEAEGQTDGGQ, translated from the coding sequence ATGAACGGGGAACTGATCCGTGCGTTGGAGCTGCTCGAAGAGGAGCGTGGCGTCTCCAAGAACGTGCTCATCGAGGCCGTGGAGTCGGCACTGGTGTCCGCCTACAAGAAGAACTTCGGGGGCAGCGGGCAGAACGTGCGTGTGGAGGTAGATCCCAAGACCGGCGAGATCCGGGTCTTCAGCATGAAGACGATCGTGGAGCACGTGCAGGACCCCGGCACCGAGATGTCGCTGGAGGAGATGCGCGAGGAAGACCCCAGCGCCGAGCTCGGCGACGTCGTCGAGGAGGAGATCACGCCGCGCGACTTCGGCCGGATCGCGGCGCAGGCCGCCAAGCAGGTGGTCGTGCAGCGGATCCGTGAGGCCGAGCGCGAGATGATCAAGAAGGAGTTCGAGGAACGCGAAAAGCAGGTGGTCACCGGCATCGTCCAGCGGATCGAGAAGCGCAACGTCTTCATCGACCTGGGGCGCATCGAGGGCGTCCTGAGCCCCACCGAGCAGATCCCGCGGGAGTCCTACCGCCAGGGGGAGCGTCTGAAGGTGTACGTGACCGAGGTGCGCGACACGCCGCGCGGCCCGCAGATCCATGTCTCCCGCGCCCACCCCGGCCTCGTGCGTGCCCTGTTCGAGCAGGAGGTGCCCGAGATCCGCGAGGGGATCGTGGTCATCCAGAACATCGCCCGCGAGCCGGGGGCGCGCACGAAGATCGCGGTGTACTCGCGCGACCGCAACGTCGACCCGGTCGGCGCGTGCGTGGGGCCGAAGGGGTCGCGTGTGCAGGCGGTCGTCGACGAGCTGCGGGGCGAGAAGATCGACATCGTGCCGTGGGCCGGCGACCCGCCGCAGTTCGTGGCGTCGGCGCTGCAGCCGGCGAAGGTCGTACGCGTGGAGATCGATGAGGAGACCAAGACCGCCAACGTGATCGTGCCGGACAACCAGCTGTCGCTGGCGATCGGGCGCGAGGGCCAGAATGCGCGGCTGGCCGCGAAACTCACCGGGTGGCGGATCGACATCAAGAGCGAGAAGCAGATGCGCGAGGAGGAGGCCCGCAAGCTGTTCGTGGACCTGCCGCCCGAGGAGCTGGCCGCGGCAGCCGGGGAGGTGGCCACCGAAGCGGTCCAAGGCGCTGAGGAGGGAACGGAACCCGCGCGGGTGGAGCCCGCGCACGTCCAGGCGGTCTCCGTGACCGCGGACGCGACCCCGGAGGCGGAGGGACAGACGGACGGCGGGCAGTAG
- a CDS encoding YlxR family protein: MRMCVGCGQMRPKMEMVRVVRTPEGRVVVDTTRSAKLAGRGAYVEPKEDCVAAACRANRLDRALEVAIPADVFEHLQRVVAQRVQTGS, encoded by the coding sequence ATGCGAATGTGTGTGGGCTGCGGCCAGATGCGGCCCAAGATGGAGATGGTGCGCGTGGTCCGCACGCCCGAGGGCCGGGTCGTGGTCGACACCACGCGCAGCGCAAAGCTGGCCGGGCGGGGGGCGTACGTGGAACCGAAGGAGGACTGCGTGGCGGCCGCTTGCAGGGCCAACCGGCTGGACCGCGCGTTGGAGGTCGCGATTCCCGCCGACGTGTTCGAACACCTGCAGCGGGTCGTCGCCCAGCGGGTGCAGACCGGCAGCTGA
- the infB gene encoding translation initiation factor IF-2 translates to MRLHELAKALGISTKEAAERLGALGYPVKVNPQSAVPESALRALRQQFPDLQFDGRMAPARRVTKVKKAAPPPPAPEPAGPKRRIVKRAEEVERERREQEERERLAALEAAEQARLAEEAARRAAEEAARVEAARAPAEPTPPPVEAPKPAGVPLPERHAEPVVTISPEVLRRAAQPKPEPRKPPPPPPSLRGRRPPPPPPAPRLRHQATRPVVEPPKPEVPVMASEIRLEGTITVGDLAQRLGLPPSEVVKKLLDVGVLAGINQQLTLETARAVTEAFGVKVLAPEPAEAARAARRLTVTSEGEPRAPVVTVMGHVDHGKTTLLDAIRQTNVAAGEFGGITQHIGAYQVEWSGKRITFIDTPGHEAFTTLRARGAQVTDIAVLVVAADDGVMPQTIEAINHAKAAGVPIVVAINKIDLPEANVDRVKQQLAEHGLVPEDWGGDVITVPVSAQTQQGLSELLEMILLVAELHELRAPRDRPARGTVLEARLDRGRGPVATVLVQEGTLRVGDAVVVGESYGKIRAMTDDRGRRMAEAEPSMPVEVIGLAEVPLAGDLLEVVADERRAKAIAEERRERRRVAETAVARKGSLDELVDVRELRLIVKADVHGSLEAITGALQRLQSEQVKINILHAGVGAITESDAMLAAASGAVILGFNVRPDGAVRRIAEQEGLDIRLYRVIYEALDDVRKLVAGLVAPVVAEVILGRAEVRQLFRVSRLGTVAGCYVTEGRIPRGAQVRVVRDGAVVYEGRLSSLRRFKDDVREVAAGFECGMMIENFNDVKEGDIIEAYEMQEQSIAAGA, encoded by the coding sequence ATGAGGCTACACGAGCTCGCCAAGGCACTCGGAATCTCGACCAAGGAAGCTGCCGAGCGCCTGGGCGCCCTGGGTTACCCAGTCAAGGTGAATCCGCAGTCGGCGGTACCGGAGTCGGCGTTGCGGGCACTGCGCCAGCAATTCCCGGATCTGCAGTTCGACGGAAGAATGGCACCGGCCAGACGCGTGACGAAGGTCAAGAAGGCAGCGCCGCCTCCTCCGGCGCCGGAGCCGGCCGGGCCCAAGCGGCGCATTGTGAAGAGGGCCGAGGAGGTGGAACGCGAGCGCCGGGAACAGGAAGAGCGCGAACGCCTGGCCGCCCTGGAGGCAGCGGAGCAGGCGCGGCTGGCCGAAGAGGCAGCAAGGCGCGCGGCCGAGGAGGCCGCACGCGTGGAGGCGGCCCGCGCGCCGGCGGAGCCGACCCCCCCTCCGGTCGAAGCCCCCAAGCCCGCGGGCGTCCCGCTGCCCGAGCGACACGCCGAACCGGTGGTGACCATCTCGCCGGAGGTGCTGCGCAGGGCTGCCCAGCCGAAACCCGAGCCGCGCAAGCCGCCCCCGCCGCCTCCATCCCTGCGGGGGCGTCGGCCTCCGCCGCCCCCGCCGGCGCCGCGGCTTCGGCACCAGGCGACCCGACCCGTGGTCGAACCACCAAAGCCGGAAGTGCCGGTCATGGCGTCGGAGATCCGTCTGGAGGGCACGATCACGGTCGGCGATCTCGCTCAGCGCCTGGGCCTCCCGCCGTCAGAGGTTGTCAAGAAGCTGCTCGACGTCGGCGTCCTGGCGGGCATCAACCAACAGTTGACGCTGGAGACCGCCCGCGCCGTGACCGAAGCGTTTGGGGTCAAGGTGTTGGCGCCCGAGCCGGCGGAGGCTGCCCGGGCGGCACGCAGACTGACCGTCACCTCCGAGGGCGAGCCGCGCGCGCCGGTCGTGACCGTCATGGGGCACGTGGACCACGGCAAGACCACTCTGCTGGACGCGATCCGACAGACGAACGTCGCGGCGGGCGAGTTCGGGGGGATCACGCAGCACATCGGCGCCTACCAGGTCGAGTGGAGCGGCAAGCGGATCACCTTCATCGACACGCCTGGTCACGAAGCGTTCACCACGCTGCGGGCGCGCGGAGCGCAGGTGACCGACATCGCGGTGCTCGTGGTCGCGGCCGACGATGGGGTGATGCCGCAGACGATCGAGGCGATCAACCACGCGAAGGCCGCCGGCGTGCCGATCGTGGTGGCGATCAACAAGATCGACCTGCCGGAAGCGAACGTCGACCGGGTGAAGCAGCAGCTCGCCGAGCACGGCCTGGTGCCCGAGGACTGGGGCGGCGACGTGATCACCGTACCGGTGTCGGCGCAGACCCAGCAGGGCCTTTCGGAGCTGCTGGAGATGATCCTCCTGGTCGCCGAGTTGCACGAACTGCGCGCACCGCGCGACCGGCCGGCGCGGGGGACCGTGCTGGAGGCCCGGCTGGATAGGGGGCGCGGACCCGTGGCGACCGTCCTGGTGCAGGAAGGGACGCTGCGGGTCGGCGACGCCGTCGTCGTCGGCGAATCGTACGGCAAGATCCGGGCGATGACCGACGACCGGGGGCGGCGCATGGCCGAGGCAGAACCGTCGATGCCGGTGGAGGTGATCGGACTGGCCGAAGTGCCGCTGGCCGGTGACCTCCTGGAGGTCGTCGCGGACGAGCGGCGGGCCAAGGCGATCGCCGAGGAGCGCAGGGAGCGTCGCCGCGTCGCGGAGACGGCGGTGGCCCGAAAGGGGAGCCTGGACGAACTCGTCGACGTCCGGGAGCTGCGACTGATCGTCAAGGCCGACGTGCACGGTTCGTTGGAGGCCATCACCGGCGCGCTCCAGCGGCTGCAGAGCGAGCAGGTCAAGATCAACATCCTGCACGCCGGCGTCGGTGCGATCACCGAGTCGGACGCGATGCTGGCCGCGGCCTCGGGTGCGGTCATCCTCGGGTTCAACGTCCGTCCGGACGGCGCGGTACGGCGGATCGCCGAGCAGGAGGGCTTGGACATCCGGCTGTACCGGGTGATCTACGAGGCGCTCGACGACGTCCGCAAGCTCGTGGCCGGACTGGTCGCCCCGGTCGTGGCCGAGGTGATCCTGGGCCGTGCTGAGGTCCGCCAGCTGTTCCGCGTGTCGCGCCTGGGCACCGTCGCCGGCTGCTACGTGACCGAAGGACGCATCCCGCGTGGGGCGCAGGTACGTGTGGTCCGCGACGGCGCGGTCGTCTACGAGGGGCGGCTGAGTTCGCTCAGGCGCTTCAAGGACGACGTCCGAGAAGTGGCCGCCGGCTTCGAGTGCGGCATGATGATCGAGAACTTCAACGACGTCAAGGAAGGCGACATCATCGAAGCGTACGAGATGCAGGAACAGTCGATCGCAGCCGGCGCGTGA
- a CDS encoding DUF503 domain-containing protein has translation MIVGTLRVTLELPGPRNLKDKRRIVQSLLRRLHNEFAVAASEVDNQDTWRQATLGIACVANDGRHADRVLAQVVRYIEREREAVLVDYEVEMR, from the coding sequence ATGATCGTCGGTACCCTTCGCGTCACGCTCGAACTGCCCGGTCCGCGCAACCTCAAGGACAAGCGGCGGATCGTCCAGAGCCTGTTGCGGCGCCTGCACAACGAGTTCGCGGTGGCGGCGTCGGAGGTGGACAACCAGGACACCTGGAGGCAGGCTACACTGGGCATCGCCTGCGTCGCGAACGATGGGCGCCACGCGGACCGGGTCCTGGCACAGGTGGTGCGCTACATCGAGCGGGAGCGCGAAGCGGTGCTCGTGGACTACGAGGTCGAAATGCGATGA
- the rbfA gene encoding 30S ribosome-binding factor RbfA, producing the protein MASLQRVERMREFIRDEVGQILQRGLKDPRIGFVSVTDVELSRDLRHAKIFVSVFGTPEEREQTMQGLASATGFVRTELARRLRVHHAPEIEFRLDDSIERGTRVMQLLRELGAGRADTGEGDR; encoded by the coding sequence ATGGCTTCTTTGCAGCGCGTCGAGAGGATGAGGGAATTCATCCGGGACGAGGTCGGCCAGATCCTGCAGCGCGGGCTGAAAGACCCGCGCATCGGTTTCGTCTCGGTCACCGACGTGGAGCTCAGCCGCGATCTGCGCCACGCGAAGATCTTCGTGAGCGTCTTCGGCACCCCCGAAGAACGCGAGCAGACGATGCAGGGGCTCGCCAGCGCCACCGGGTTCGTCCGCACCGAACTGGCCCGACGGCTCAGGGTCCATCACGCGCCGGAGATCGAGTTCCGGCTGGACGACTCGATCGAGCGGGGCACCCGGGTGATGCAGCTGCTGCGCGAACTGGGTGCGGGGCGTGCTGACACCGGCGAAGGCGATCGCTGA